One genomic segment of Hemiscyllium ocellatum isolate sHemOce1 chromosome 49, sHemOce1.pat.X.cur, whole genome shotgun sequence includes these proteins:
- the LOC132837081 gene encoding histone H2B type 1-M-like — protein sequence MVEEKKGQVAKKGAKKAVKRAPAKGGRKRKRSRKESYSIYIYKVMKQVHPDTGISSKAMSIMNSFVKDIFERIAGEASRLAHYNKRSTISSREIQTAVRLLLPGELAKHAVSEGTKAVTKYTSSK from the coding sequence ATGGTTGAGGAAAAGAAGGGTCAAGTTGCCAAGAAGGGCGCGAAGAAAGCGGTGAAGAGGGCGCCAGCGAAGGGCGGCAGAAAGAGGAAGCGGTCCAGGAAAGAAAGTTACTCCATCTACATTTACAAAGTGATGAAGCAGGTTCACcccgacaccggcatctcctccAAGGCCATGAGCATCATGAACTCGTTCGTCAAAGATATTTTCGAGCGCATCGCGGGGGAGGCTTCCCGCCTGGCCCATTACAACAAGCGCAGCACCATCAGCTCCCGGGAGATCCAGACCGCCGTGCGGCTGCTGCTGCCCGGGGAGCTGGCCAAGCACGCCGTGTCGGAGGGCACAAAGGCGGTGACCAAGTACACCAGCTCTAAGTAA